TTTTGCCCCATGCTGTTTCCTCTGGGATCAAGGGTACAACTTCCAGTGACTCTGATAGGAGCAGCTATAATGGAGTGGTCTACCCTAGAAATACCACCCTCCAAATCTCTGGGCGTAGGGGGGAGATGTGCTTGTGTCCCCGCCAATTATTCAAGAGAATTTAGTTGTTAATTATCTCTCACTTGCAAGCTTCAGTGATAATTTTGAGCAACTGTCTCGGGGCGTTATGAAGTTATTGAAGTCTCAGCTGCTGACCTGGCTGTTCTCCTGTTGCTATTCTTGGCCAGTAATTCCTCTTGACAGTATAAATATTGTTGTTCTAAAAGCCATTGGGGACCTTTGATTGCTTTTTTTGTGTGGATTGGGATGAAATAGTGTAGCTGGGCTTCAGGAAAGCTGATGTGTATACAGATAACAATGAGATTTCAGCTGAGGTGGGGATGGTAAAGAAAAAGTGAGATGACTTTTGGTTTGTCCTCTATGTGACTTATTTCTGGGACTTCGTATTAATCTGATTCTGCATGTGTTTAGGGTTTACAGCTCACTAATCTGTGAAGTGAAAGCTTGCCCTGTGCACAGTTTGAAAAGGGTAACTTTAGTGACCCAGCAAAAGACACGGAAGAGCCTGGTTTCATAACAGAGATGTCCTAGTTACAGCTGTCGAAATATGCTGGATGTTGATAACTGTGTTCTGGAAAGATAAAGTATTAAAATACGCTTTTTCCTGAAGGGGATAATCAGCTTGATTCTGAAATGCTGTGTCGCGTTTCCAGGGCAGCTGGTGGTGTGTACACTCTGCTCCTGCGTCATGAAAACCAAGCAGATCTGGCTGTTCTCTGCCCACATGCTCCCTCTCCTGGCACGGCTCTGCCTCGTCCCGCTGGAAACCATCGTCATCATCAACAAGTTCGCCATGATTTTCACTGGTTTGGAAGTTCTCTACTTTCTGGCATCAAATCTTCTGGTGCCCTATAACTTGGCGAAATCTGCATACAGAGAGCTTGTCCAGGTAAGATGGTGAATgtaacaattttattttccttttcctgagcCTTTTTTGCAGGAAGAAATAAAGTAGTACTTTGGCTGTCTTCTGtgcacctgtgtgtgtgtatgtgctaACTCATGCTTTCTTAGCAATCTGAATGTGCTCTGATCTGTGGCATCttctttctgtaattttatgATAGCTTTGTATTAGCCTGATTTACGCTGCTGGCCAGCTGAGCATGTCCACTTTGCTTGGACATTGATTATTCCTTCCCAAATCCAGGCTAAAAGATAAGATCGTGCCAGAATGGAATACATTTAAAGCCTCATTAAATGAGCAAGGAAATCCCTGTGCATTCACTGTTCATTTCAAGAAATGCCTTCTGTATGAAAAGTGTTTGTAATTATAGAAGTGTTAAATAGGGAGTAACACTGAAGGTGATTTTGACTCTTTAATAATCACTGACTTAGTGATTTGTAACTTGCACAGTGATTTGAAAGGTATTTTCTTTAGAACAGCAGCATTGCTGAGACCTTGAGCAAAAAGTGGCAGAAACAGAGAAGACTGATCTGACATGTGTCCATTTTGTTAATGCTTTGACATCTGATACATGCTTAGTTGAAAATTTACTTTCTCAGTACTACAGAAACATCACACGTCATGTTTTTTTATATAAAGTATATAGGTTTATACATCCTTATATATATTTCAACATAAAAAGATTGATGCTTGCTTGACTTTTGACTGACTCACTGTTTCAGCTCTCACCACCggctggatttttttcaaaccaagacacttttttttttccttctgctcttcgGTCCAGGAGTAATCTGAAAACTAACTTGTTAAGCTCTTTCAAAGCCTTCTTTAAAGCTCTTGTTTGCTGTCATATCTGTCATGTGCAAACAAAAACTTGGCAGCAGTCGGTGCCTGGTGTGCCAAGGTCTCAGCCTGTCATGTTGATCATTGATGTCtggttatttattttgtatgtaGTTGGTCTTTAGAGCAGGATTATCCTTCCGTGTTTGTACAGCACCTAGCATGGTCTGACCTCAtccatggaatcacagacttgtttaggttggaaaagaactcttgagatcatcaagtccaactgctaagccagcactgccaaggccaccactaaaacGTGTTCCTAAGAGCtgcatctacacatcttttaaatctctccaggggtggtgacttCACCACTGCCcttggcagcctgttccagtgcttgaccaccctttcagggaagaaattttttctaatatccataTGTGGATATTTTCTAATATCTATATGTGTGAGTAGGTTTTGACTTGTATTGAGAATATGGGAAAgcaggatttttgtttttcaagagCTTGCTGCTCTTTGCCTGTGTTCctgaaacagagcagaaaatatATTGGCTAACACTGTGTTCATGTAACTGGGTGCAACTCCGCTACAAATCAAGCTTAGTGTGCATATTCCAGAGGAGGATATTGGTGTTCTATCTGGAATATTTTCCTAGTTGTATTTCCATTGCTACAACTTTAAGCAGTTGTTAATTTTCAATGGGTCCTTCATTGTGGTGTTTGAAAGTTTACTGCTATTTTAGGCTGGATTTGATTGTGATTGTCAGTGTCAAAGCTTGGTGAATATTGGGATGTTAAACACTGAGACAGCCCTAACAAGTGGACTGTTAGTGTTATGTTAGACTGTGCCTGAGGGTATAATTTAAAAGCAGGCCCAGACCCTTGGCTGgctgtttgcagcagcagatgCCAGAAATGCCTCATGGTTATGAATCTACATTATAAGCATAGCATGACCCTTTTCCGATGTGGTGGAGCCCTCTGCCAGGAGCTGCACAGGATTGCTTGCATTGGTCCCAGGCCAGAGGAGTCTCCCCCGGGCAGGTGCACTTCCTTCACAAGTCTGTGGGCAAAGCTGAGCACGGGAGCTTGGCACTgcaccactgccagcagcaaTTGCTTGTCTGTCAGCCCCTGTACGTACTGCAGCACGTCCCATTAATGGGATATCCCTCATGCTTGCCATGAAAGACTAAGTAGGCAGCATTTTTAGCATTTGCTAAAATTTCCTTTCCATTATGGCTTGTATGTGACTGTGGGAAGCAGGTGATGAGGAATCAGTAGTTATGAGTGCTTTCCTTTAGACCTTTTGTAATAAGCCCAGCTATATGAAGTTCCAGCTTCTTGGAAATGACTGCATTGTAACTTAGTCTTTGCAATACAAAAGAAGTAATTTGAGCTTTAGAGTCTTCTGAAATAAGTCTTAAGCATGAATTTCTAAACACTTGGTGGATTAGGTACGCGTTCCTTTTTGAGATACTTACACATAAAATGTCTGAGGTAttaagtttttttcttaaaaaccgGTCTGCAAAGTAGATTTACTTTGCTGTTGTGAATATATTGTTGACTGTCCTTTTGTTATCAAATCCCAGATGCTATGACCCAATAACAAATTGCCTTTTTGTGTCTTGCCCAGGTGGTGGAGGTGTACGGGCTCCTGGCGCTGGGAATGTCTCTGTGGAACCAGCTGGTCGTCCCAGTGCTTTTCATGGTGTTCTGGCTTGTTTTATTTGCTCTTCAGATTTATTCCTATTTCAGTACACGGGACCAGCCTGCCTCGAGAGAGaggctcctcttcctcttcttgaCCAGGTAATTGACTTATCTGCAAATAATTAGTTTTCTCTGTTGACTGTCTATTGAAGTGAATGTTGGTGCTCTTTGAAAGATGAGATATGTATATTGGTTTTATTGCACTTGGATAcccttgaaatatttttccttactgCAGTGACCATGTATACAAAATCTGTTAAGCTTGTCCTACAAAGGCATGGATCCCATTCAGAACACACAGCATTAGCAGAACTGTGGAAGAGTtctcaaagaaagcaaaatattcctTTGAGAAGGGAATAGCTATAATTAGAGCATTGGTCCAGAAGTTGTTTTCAGTATATAAATTGGTTTTAAGTCTGAGATGTTTCAGCTGAAGTTCAGTCCAAGTTTATTCATGCTCATGTTGCTTTCTGAGCCTTGTATGTCTTGCTTTATCATTTTGGTGTGGGACACATTCTTGAGCTCATCTAAGCAGCCAAAGCACCCAACTCTCAAAGTTAAAACAAACAGGATTTGCTGTTTAAAACTGTTCTGTGTCTGTCATTTTCCTTGTTCATCTCAAAATCTTTTCCATGGGTTTGTAACTGCTGTGATTTTTGGGAAGCCATGAAGAGTTCAGCTCTTTGGGACAATTTATGAACTTGTGCTTGACACATAAACATAATAAAGCTCCCCAAGCTTCTCTTTGAGCTCTTAAGCTCCTCTGGGACCCTTACATAGTAGATCAAGTTTAAGAAGAGTCCTAAAATgactcaaacaaaaaaatattggaCATCAAGCAGAAAAGCCAGGATTCTTGATTTCTAATCATTTATTTTGAAGCAAAACTTAGAGTTCCTCAAATATTCTACAGAAATAACTGCTTTAAGTACTGTATTTCTTACTACCTTGACCTGCAGGaacatttaaaaactttttcaGCCCCCCTTGGCTTGGTAAACAGGCAGGATTTGGAGGGTTACCGGAGGCACTGTACATTGTATATGTAAACACATCAACGTTTTCTGCTGTGAATTGCTTTCAAAGGAGATTTCCGGTTTAAGTAGTCACTAAAAGAGACAAAGTAAATGCCTCTTGGATgagctttgtttatttttgaaacATATGCTTCCTCAAACTCTTTTGTCAGAGCACTGGGCTGCTTCACTCATCAGTTGGTTAATTAGCAGGACATGTTTTTGGCCACGGCACTTTCTCTCCTCACAAGACTGCTGTCCTGAGGaacaaatgaagatttttttttcttttttttaaatgaatgagGTGTCAGTGTGTTACCTTGGATTATATATGTGAGGATTTCCAGATGTGTAACCCCTGACGACAGCTGGGTCTTTACCtggcagtggcagtgctgtgtttcaGAAGCCGAAGCACATTCAAATATTGCAGTGCCAGGACCAGCAGAAGAGCAGCCCGAAGGTGAGGGAGCTGAAGTGATGCAGCTCTTCTCAGCATCGTCAGATGTAGTCTGGGGTGTCAGTCTTTGGGGTTCCACTGCTGTAgtaacagaggggaaaaagcctCCTGAGTGGGAGTGTCCTCCACTCTCTTATTCTGCTGCTTCTGGCTCAGCCGTTAGAAATTCAGACAGGTCTTGCCTACCTGAACCTGGTGTGAATGCTGCCAAACAGCCCCCAGTCTCCCAACAGGACTTACTAGTTTGATGTTTGTTTGTGTTACTGTGTGTATGAGGGGAACGTGCCTAAGTGAATCCATGTGCTCTCACTCTGTGTTTGTGGTGCTGGCTGATGTTCCAGCGAGTCAGCTGGGTGGGTTGGGGCTGTGGGATTGCCTGTGGTTCTGATCGCCCGGTGACAGCAGGACAGTGCCACCGCGTGGCACCGCGCTGAGGGGACTGCAGGAATGTCACAGCACAGGCCTGACTCCAGTGGGGAGCTGGGATGAAGTTGTCTTGGAAAGAAGTAATAGAATACAtctcatctttttcttctgttggaGGATTTAATAGTGGTGTAGAGCtttgaatgttttcattaaacCAATCCAGTTTTGCTTTAAAACCAACTTGAACAGTTAACAGGACACGGGGAGAGCTCATCACATTGTTTTTAATTGATCaacctttcctttctgtttcttttcccctctcccctcccagtaTTGCCGAATGCTGTAGCACTCCGTACTCACTGCTGGGATTGGTCTTCACAGTCTCTTTTGTTGCTTTGGGAGTTCTGACTCTCTGCAAGTTTTACTTGCAGGGTTACCGAGCATTCATGAATGATCCTGCTATGAACAGGTAAGTGCCACAGTGTGCCTTGGgttgagaaaaaaacagacagaaaagggatttatatagaaatatatggGTGGCATTGcagttttttcacttttgaacTCTTAGGTATCCTTGACTGGCTTTTTGTTTGCCAGTCTATGTGTGTGTATTGGAAGGATTTGAGGTGAAAATACTTTATACAGACTTCTTGGGAGATGATTCATTTCTCTAACAGGTTCAGGGCTGTTGGTTGGGATTTACAATTGCACAGTTTGATTGTCTtaatgctttcattttcatgAGTCACTGAAAAATTATCAGAAGCATTAATAATATGAACActtcatattttcatttcctcatCTCCCCTCTAGCCACGTATGAAACATTACTACTCTATGAGGTTTAAAACAAAGCTTTGTATGTATTGCTTGTAAATTACTATGGGAAATAGCCAAAATATAGAAATTGCCTTTTCTCATGCTTGTCCAAACTTGTCTGGTATGAAATTGGGATCCTAGATCTGACAGTGCCTTTCTCAGTTACTCCAGCCCTTAACTCTATAGAAGGTTCCAGATCATATGCAAAAGAATGTTTTACGTTTTGGATTCCAAGATGGGATTCCTAGGTATAAATTTGGGCTACCTAGGAGTAGTCTACATTTGGTGAAGCATATACTTCTGGGTGATGTGTTTTACTGTGTCAGACAGTGGTATTAAAGTCAGTCTGAGGTTCCAAGCCAGAAAGAAGTGGACAGTTGTATTTGGTTTAGGTACAAGGggaataaactgaaaaatggcaaaattGCTAATTTGCCTAAACTGGGCACCTGGTGGGGTGTTAAATCAAGGGCCaaaggacagagaagagagTGATGATGGGGAAATATAACAAGTAGAGAGGGTCTTCCTGGTGGTCTAGGAATGAGGCTGACTGGTGCCCAGATATAGACAGGACAGGGCTGTGTAGGCaacactggggctggggggttccTCTTCTTAAGATGCAACCTGGGTCCTTAAAATGCTTTGTGCTGGATGATGTCTGAGCTGGATGTAGCCCAGATGCTGCTTGTCAAGAAATCTACTGGTTTCTAACCCAAACTCTTAGCATTTCTGGAAACATTCCCCTCTGGTTAGAGCCTTAGCAGGGACGTCAGTGAAACCTAAAACCAGGGACATGTGAAAGGTTGGGACAGAAACAGCTTATTTCCTGATGTTTCTAGATGTACTTTTGAACCAGCATTGACACACAGATGTGATTAATTGTTCTTTTGACTGTGTTGATCTGCAGGGGAATGACTGAAGGAGTCACACTCCTGATCCTGGCTGTGCAGACAGGTTTGATTGAGCTCCAAGTTGTGCATCGGGCGTTCCTGCTCAGTATTATTCTTTTCATTGTGGTGGCATCCATACTTCAGTCCATGCTGGAAATTGCTGATCCCATTGTCTTGGCATTGGGAGCCTCAAGGGACAAGTAAGACACTGGTTTCCTAAACTGAAAGTTGCTCAATGCTCTTTTAGGAGGTGATAAACTAGTAATTGATGGTCTAATTTGGATTTTTAGTAACTTGTAAAGTTaccctgtttttttctgtatgcagATTTCTTCTCTAGTCCAAATTCTCTAGTTTTTCCCTCTCTATCTTACCCCCCTCAAGGGCACACACTAATACTTTTCACCATACTCTGTGCTGACAAACAGGACTGACTTTGGTCAGCTACTCCTGCTCAGGACTGTGTCCATCCAGCCTGTGCAAGACcacactgctctgcagctgctggctgCCCACTCCCTGTGTAAAACTGCTCATTGGTTACTCTCCCTAGCAGGAGTGTCAGTGCACTGTGGTCTCAGTTAAGCAATCCAGGACTGTGCTCTCCCCACCCACACTCCATTGTGCGAATTTGCAAATGGTTTTTCTTAACCTCAGCTGCAGCTGGGTGGGTTTCCCTCTAATGCAGTGATCTCACACAGCAATTGAGGGTGAGAAGTTTCTAGGAGTGACCCTGTGTTAGATATTGTAAAATCTATTCCTTTGGTGAGGCTATGATCTCAAAACGATAGGGTTTACTGGCACAAAGTAAGAGGCAGAAGGTTTGCATTAGTGTCCCACATGTTCTGATCATGTGGGTTAGtttaatttgtgttttgaaGAGCTGTATTGGTGGTATCTGGTGTTTTCATGTTAATCTGTTTGTATGTTTGttaattgcttttgctttttccctttccGTAACCTATAagtgaagaaatgaaaagaggTTTGTTTATGTGTAGTTTGTTTAGCTTGGAGGCTACTTGTAGCCAACGTGTTCTGTCTGCAGCAACCTTAACTTCCAATATAGTAACAGAGAGAAAGGGAGTAGAGGCAGGATATAAGCATCTGCCCAGCTTAAACAAGCATTCTGTGGTGACAGTGAGTTTAATTCTTCTGCCAAATCTCCCAGGCAGTTCTAAATTATCTAGGATCGGGATAAATTCCGTTTCAGCTCTTACGTTCTCCCTCACCCACAAACACAGAATTTCAGACCTCAGAGTAGCATTGTGATGTTTCTTCAGACTATATCATTAACCAATTTGTGCTGCTGTCCTGTCCCCCAATAGTTTCACTTTTTCTGCACCTCATTTCCAGAGCtaaatgagattaaaataaaacctgagaAACAAGTAGAGGTAGTATAGTAAATTACTCAAGATATTCTGAAAGCCTTCACAAGTGGGTGACTGTAAAAAGATTGATGGTGTGTTTAGGCTGGGGAGGAGATTAGGAAGAAGTAAAtgacagaagcagagaaagTACTGGCAGAGATGAATGTTCAAGTCCTGCtacctttcttcttttgtgATCTCTGAATTGGGGAATATATTTCTAAAGGCAGTAGGATTAAATCTGGTGATGGAAGGAAATAGCATTGCCCCACATGTATTAGCAAAAAGATACAAAAGAGTTGCAAGAATTATATAATCTAGATACCTCTTATTTATTTAGAGAAGTGTCCAAACAGTTACAGGACTTTCATCTGAAACATTCAGTATATCAGATACTTTTTTTGTCTAACCACTGACTTGATCCAGTATGACAGTTACTGTAAGTGAATTTTTGCCCATAATTTTTGTGTCTCTATTGAAAACAGCAAAGGTCAGATGAGAGGGAACTTTCCATAGTTGTAGGCTTGCATGAAAGATGGGAATGACATTGTGCCCAAGTAAAATAGAAACTCTTTTCAACAAGTTAAAGCCTGGAGCAAACATCTGACAGGCCTACATCCAGCAGGCAGTCTGTTCTTATTCTGACAGTCAAATctgacttgaaaaataaaaccctatTGTGTTGTTTGCAGGAGTCTGTGGAAGCACTTCCGAGCAGTCAGCCTCTGTCTGTTCCTACTCGTGTTCCCTGCATACATGGCCTACATGATTTGTCAGTTTTTCCACATGGATTTCTGGCTGTTGATCATTATCTCCAGCAGTATTTTAACCTCTCTTCAGGTAAGAACGTTAGCCCTGTGAAGCATTAACTGCGATCCTGTTACTCTGAGGGGGGAAATACTTGATGAGAAAAGAGTAGGGATGATGGAAGGGCAGAATTACAAAAGATGATATAAAATCTCTTCCTTTATACTGTATCTGAGACTAAGGAGCTCCTGGTGTGAGCTGAGAACATAGGTGAATGGAAGTCTATTTCAAAATGTAACTCCAGAAGGCTTTTGAGGGTGTAACGATTATAGGAAAAAGGTTCTTCTCCAAGTACTCATTTGTGTCATTACTTAGCTACATATCTTCAAAAGCAATTTGATGTTCAAAACACATCAGTGTAAATACAGGAAATTTTTTGTATTGTATTTGTTgtaacttgatttttttaattattaaatttataAAAGTGTCCCTCATGATGCTCAGAACTTTTGTTAAATCAACTAAGCTGTGCTCTGGACTAAGGAAGGTACAGAACGGGAAGTACTTGGGAACAAGATTAAATGCTTTGCAAGAAAGAGTGACTTTTATTTGTCTCAAAGTTCAGCAACAATTTCACTACTTTGGGGCTTGGCTGCCCTCTGTCCAGTTTGGGGTATTGTGTGTACAGAGCTCAGTGGACAATGCTGAATGATTCCAGTTCAGGACTGAATGCTGACCTCGTGGCCTTCAACTGTGTTACAGGTGCTTGGGACACTCTTCATTTATGTTTTGTTTATGGTGGAGGAGTTCAGAAAAGAGCCTGTAGAAAACATGGACGATGTGATTTATTACGTGAACGGCACATACCGGCTACTGGAGTTCCTGGTCGCGCTCTGCGTGGTGGCCTACGGGGTCTCAGAAACCATCTTTGGTGAATGGACCGTGATGGGTTCTGTG
This DNA window, taken from Pseudopipra pipra isolate bDixPip1 chromosome 15, bDixPip1.hap1, whole genome shotgun sequence, encodes the following:
- the RNF145 gene encoding RING finger protein 145; protein product: MAAKEKLEAVLNVALRVPSIMLLDVLYRWDVSSFFQQIQRSSLHNNPLFQYKYLALNMHYVGYILSVVLLTLPRQHLVQLYLYFLTALLLYAGHQISRDYVRSELESGYEGPMYLEPLSMNRFMTALVGQLVVCTLCSCVMKTKQIWLFSAHMLPLLARLCLVPLETIVIINKFAMIFTGLEVLYFLASNLLVPYNLAKSAYRELVQVVEVYGLLALGMSLWNQLVVPVLFMVFWLVLFALQIYSYFSTRDQPASRERLLFLFLTSIAECCSTPYSLLGLVFTVSFVALGVLTLCKFYLQGYRAFMNDPAMNRGMTEGVTLLILAVQTGLIELQVVHRAFLLSIILFIVVASILQSMLEIADPIVLALGASRDKSLWKHFRAVSLCLFLLVFPAYMAYMICQFFHMDFWLLIIISSSILTSLQVLGTLFIYVLFMVEEFRKEPVENMDDVIYYVNGTYRLLEFLVALCVVAYGVSETIFGEWTVMGSVIIFIHSYYNVWLRAQLGWKSFLLRRDAVNKIKSLPVATKEQLEQHNDICAICYQDMKTAVITPCSHFFHAGCLKKWLYVQETCPLCHCQLKSPSQLPGLGPEPVQQPNPPAERNTRPGDAAEPPGAECDNRPSVKDSPSRGKGQAADGHDSLEASAHPGGSHSMDSDKSPCEATQGAACAAELIAAQEGCSARDLRVCVQL